Proteins encoded together in one Lathyrus oleraceus cultivar Zhongwan6 chromosome 5, CAAS_Psat_ZW6_1.0, whole genome shotgun sequence window:
- the LOC127082496 gene encoding uncharacterized protein LOC127082496, with product MAQRNLIVFIHSEGSLFTDPSERFSFCNTNLTMFKIHINSDFHHLKDCIEKKLQRYVKDIIYRQPLFNGDDNTVFYIMTPIETDEDVKSMFQCHVTLSQLPTIEIYVRLVDNLEEQPSHNEDVEEQPTHNKKLGYPTQFVQSHDYGMSQAIDEEPTQNNEPFIPNEEVGGNSEDDLEEVRFEDIFGVSDDDGNEDIFDTPTVALRAQPISLYNPPAHMQNISLDDAEPISVFGSFIPTHNSDEIEEGIEYEDKEECVLALQQWHIKCSLDFSVVKSDNVRFVIKCRNSTFNFKCRVSLRKGNSRWKVGKSGGPHTCTTTSMSQDHTKLSSEMISKSIMELVNRDASLKVKVIIAHVADKYRYIISYKKAWIAKCKAIESLYGNWETSYNDLS from the coding sequence ATGGCTCAAAgaaatttaattgtttttatcCATTCCGAAGGGTCCCTTTTCACAGATCCAAGTGAGAGATTCTCATTTTGCAATACGAATTTAACTATGTTCAAAATCCACATCAACTCCGACTTTCATCATTTAAAAGACTGTATTGAAAAAAAGTTGCAACGTTATGTTAAAGACATCATTTATCGTCAACCATTATTTAATGGAGATGATAATACCGTCTTTTACATAATGACACCCATTGAGACCGACGAAGATGTCAAGTCGATGTTTCAATGTCATGTAACATTATCTCAATTACCCACCATTGAGATATATGTTCGTCTAGTCGATAATCTTGAAGAACAACCGAGTCAcaatgaagatgttgaagaaCAACCGACTCACAACAAAAAACTCGGTTATCCAACGCAATTTGTACAGTCACACGACTATGGAATGAGTCAAGCCATTGACGAAGAGCCGACTCAAAATAATGAACCTTTCATACCAAATGAAGAGGTAGGCGGGAATAGTGAGGATGATCTTGAGGAGGTTCGATTTGAAGATATATTTGGTGTTAGCGATGACGATGGCAATGAGGACATATTCGACACACCGACCGTTGCCCTAAGAGCGCAACCAATTAGTTTGTACAACCCACCTGCGCACATGCAAAACATAAGTTTGGATGATGCTGAACCAATCTCCGTTTTTGGCAGTTTCATACCAACTCACAATTCTGACGAAATAGAGGAGGGCATCGAGTATGAAGATAAGGAAGAGTGTGTTCTGGCGTTGCAACAATGGCATATAAAATGTAGTCTAGATTTTTCTGTGGTTAAATCTGACAATGTACGTTTTGTCATCAAATGTAGAAACTCAACATTCAATTTCAAATGCAGGGTCTCTTTGCGTAAGGGCAACTCAAGGTGGAAAGTTGGTAAGTCTGGTGGGCCTCATACGTGCACAACCACTTCCATGTCACAAGACCATACAAAACTCAGTTCAGAAATGATCAGTAAGAGCATAATGGAGCTTGTAAATCGGGACGCTTCTCTTAAGGTGAAGGTTATCATCGCTCATGTTGCTGATAAATACAGGTATATCATATCCTACAAAAAGGCATGGATTGCAAAGTGTAAGGCAATTGAGTCGCTGTATGGAAATTGGGAGACATCTTACAACGATCTTTCGTAG
- the LOC127087179 gene encoding PGR5-like protein 1B, chloroplastic gives MNMLASTSSNTALGGWTVLQLSKIRSNRTVSSSFSLRISATCDDRPHGPSCIYVGPLQTATKETLEALYSQARDAYYRGEPLIVDDMFDRVELKLKWYGSKSVVKYPRCSIRRQSTYADAEEDLSMVFTLASTWTLFFAFGSSACVGPMFYTIRLAHQNALNSGLSYGSQGSELGFLFMVNTIIFMALGFVIGYPVASASVKVLQGLWRNDLAALKGSCPNCAEEVFAFVKTDNSNSPHRAKCHVCECLLEFCTEVEQSTSRFGRQWVYGRIYLVRKSRRQREL, from the exons ATGAATATGTTGGCAAGCACGAGCAGCAACACCGCTTTGGGTGGATGGACGGTGCTGCAATTATCCAAAATCAGAAGCAACCGCACTGTTTCTTCTTCATTCTCTCTTCGGATTTCGGCCACCTGCGACGACCGTCCTCATGGTCCATCTTGTATATATGTCGGTCCTCTTCAAACCGCCACCAAAGAGACCCTTGAAGCTCTTTATTCTCAG GCAAGAGATGCATATTACAGAGGAGAGCCTTTGATTGTTGATGACATGTTTGATAGAGTTGAG TTGAAGCTTAAGTGGTATGGTTCCAAGTCAGTTGTTAAGTATCCTCGATGCAGTATCAGAAGGCAATCGACCTATGCGGATGCTGAG GAAGATCTATCTATGGTTTTTACATTGGCGAGTACATGGACCCTATTTTTTGCATTTGGTAGTTCAGCATGTGTTGGACCAATGTTTTACACCATCCGCTTGGCTCATCAAAATGCATTGAACTCAGGATTATCGTATGGTAGCCAAGGATCAGAGCTAGGGTTTCTTTTCATGGTGAATACCATTATCTTCATGGCACTCGGTTTTGTCATTGGATATCCAGTTGCTTCagcttcag TTAAAGTACTTCAAGGCTTGTGGAGGAACGACTTGGCAGCACTAAAGGGTTCGTGTCCAAATTGTGCAGAAGAG gtatttGCGTTTGTAAAAACAGACAACTCTAACTCACCCCATAGAGCAAAGTGCCATGTATGTGAATGCTTATTGGAATTTTGCACCGAGGTTGAG CAATCAACTTCAAGATTTGGTAGACAGTGGGTTTATGGGCGTATTTACCTTGTGCGCAAATCCAGACGCCAAAGGGAGCTGTAA
- the LOC127087180 gene encoding dolichol-phosphate mannosyltransferase subunit 1 isoform X2, which yields MDEQHRNQKNKYSIIVPTDVDFEVIVVDDGSPDGTQEVVKQLQQVYGEDRILLRARPRKMGLGTAYIHGMKHASGNFVVIMDADLSHHPKYLPGFIRKQLETGGDIVTGTRYVKGGGVHGWNLMRKLTSRGANVLAQTLLWPGVSDLTGSFRLYRKSALEDIISCCVSKGYVFQMEMIVRASRKGYHIEEVPITFVDRVYGSSKLGGSEIVEYLKGLVYLLMTT from the exons ATGGATGAGCAGCATCGGAATCAGAAAAACAAATACAGTATAATCGTTCCTAC AGATGTTGATTTTGAAGTTATTGTTGTGGACGACGGAAGTCCTGATGGTACTCAGGAGGTTGTAAAACAACTGCAGCAGGTTTATGGAGAAGATCGGATT TTGTTAAGAGCCAGACCTAGGAAGATGGGTTTAG GAACGGCTTATATTCATGGCATGAAGCATGCATCTGGAAATTTTGTTGTCATTATGGATGCTGATCTATCACACCAT CCAAAATATTTGCCAGGCTTCATTAG AAAGCAGTTGGAAACTGGTGGTGATATAGTTACAGGGACTCGTTATGTTAAAGGCGGTGGTGTGCATGGATGGAATCTTATGCGGAAACTGACAAGCAGGGGAGCTAATGTTCTTGCACAAACACTTTTATGGCCCGGTGTCTCAGATTTGACAGGGTCTTTTCG ACTTTATAGGAAATCAGCGCTTGAAGATATCATTAGTTGCTGCGTTAGTAAGGGATATGTCTTTCAAATGGAAATGATAGTTCGAGCATCCAGAAAAGGCTACCATATTGAAGAG GTTCCAATCACGTTTGTTGATAGAGTTTACGGAAGTTCAAAGCTTGGTGGATCGGAGATCGTTGAATACCTAAAAGGCCTAGTATATCTTCTGATGACAACATAA
- the LOC127087180 gene encoding dolichol-phosphate mannosyltransferase subunit 1 isoform X1, with protein sequence MDEQHRNQKNKYSIIVPTYNERLNISLILYLIFKHLSDVDFEVIVVDDGSPDGTQEVVKQLQQVYGEDRILLRARPRKMGLGTAYIHGMKHASGNFVVIMDADLSHHPKYLPGFIRKQLETGGDIVTGTRYVKGGGVHGWNLMRKLTSRGANVLAQTLLWPGVSDLTGSFRLYRKSALEDIISCCVSKGYVFQMEMIVRASRKGYHIEEVPITFVDRVYGSSKLGGSEIVEYLKGLVYLLMTT encoded by the exons ATGGATGAGCAGCATCGGAATCAGAAAAACAAATACAGTATAATCGTTCCTACGTATAATGAACGACTCAACATCAGTCTCATTCTTTACCTTATATTCAAACACCTTTC AGATGTTGATTTTGAAGTTATTGTTGTGGACGACGGAAGTCCTGATGGTACTCAGGAGGTTGTAAAACAACTGCAGCAGGTTTATGGAGAAGATCGGATT TTGTTAAGAGCCAGACCTAGGAAGATGGGTTTAG GAACGGCTTATATTCATGGCATGAAGCATGCATCTGGAAATTTTGTTGTCATTATGGATGCTGATCTATCACACCAT CCAAAATATTTGCCAGGCTTCATTAG AAAGCAGTTGGAAACTGGTGGTGATATAGTTACAGGGACTCGTTATGTTAAAGGCGGTGGTGTGCATGGATGGAATCTTATGCGGAAACTGACAAGCAGGGGAGCTAATGTTCTTGCACAAACACTTTTATGGCCCGGTGTCTCAGATTTGACAGGGTCTTTTCG ACTTTATAGGAAATCAGCGCTTGAAGATATCATTAGTTGCTGCGTTAGTAAGGGATATGTCTTTCAAATGGAAATGATAGTTCGAGCATCCAGAAAAGGCTACCATATTGAAGAG GTTCCAATCACGTTTGTTGATAGAGTTTACGGAAGTTCAAAGCTTGGTGGATCGGAGATCGTTGAATACCTAAAAGGCCTAGTATATCTTCTGATGACAACATAA
- the LOC127082495 gene encoding leucine-rich repeat extensin-like protein 2, producing MVQAWDTHWKDLNKEELKEWKRRRHLVLQGNSVIGESKPGREYMNWFLSIPFMHVAPTQFLNDPRQRVASSIQQTTSPPQQHNQPSSSAQQTYQHTQTTQQRTIYSTSTQHHNPHTPFPQTNYYYNQQYQQQTNLRPPIQYTPIPQPNFEYSNPHSQSQPSNTTFTHLTPTYNPDDVYYPPIQHTQPETYTQATHSLPNFDLTDDHLMSMPSFRIQELDGMDMPPNTSQQHQSQQHQQQQDTLDELSSDSSPSPARQRQEDLGKGKRKKIGTRCGTGGHYK from the coding sequence ATGGTCCAAGCTTGGGACACACATTGGAAAGATTTAAATAAAGAAGAGCTGAAAGAATGGAAAAGAAGAAGACATTTGGTGTTACAAGGAAACTCGGTAATTGGTGAGTCTAAGCCGGGTAGAGAATACATGAATTGGTTTTTATCAATTCCTTTTATGCACGTTGCTCCGACACAGTTTTTGAATGATCCCCGTCAACGTGTAGCTTCTTCAATCCAACAAACAACATCACCCCCACAACAACATAACCAACCATCATCCTCAGCTCAACAAACTTACCAACACACCCAGACCACACAACAACGCACAATTTATTCCACCTCAACCCAACACCATAATCCCCACACTCCATTCCCTCAAACAAACTACTATTAcaaccaacaatatcaacaacaaaccaaCCTACGCCCACCCATACAATACACTCCAATTCCTCAACCCAACTTTGAATATTCAAACCCTCATTCTCAATCCCAACCTTCTAACACCACATTCACACATCTCACTCCCACATACAACCCTGATGATGTCTATTATCCTCCTATCCAACACACCCAACCCGAAACCTACACACAAGCCACACATTCACTACCTAACTTTGACCTCACCGATGACCATCTAATGAGTATGCCTTCTTTTCGCATTCAAGAACTCGACGGTATGGATATGCCTCCAAACACATCACAACAACATCAAAgtcaacaacatcaacaacaacaagacACCCTTGATGAATTGTCTTCCGACTCATCTCCGTCTCCTGCAAGACAAAGACAAGAAGACTTAGGCAAGGGAAAACGCAAAAAAATTGGCACAAGATGTGGAACAGGCGGTCACTATAAATAA